CTCCAACGTGAAGAGCTCCTCCGGCCGCTACAGTCCGTGATCGGCGTGGTTGAACGCAGGCAGACGTTGCCGGTCCTGGGTAACGTGCTGTTGGTCGCTGGCGACGACGGCATCTCGCTGACTGCGACGGATCTGGAAGTGGAACTCGTGGCAGCGGCCACGCAGGGTGTCCTGGAACCGGGGCAGGTCACGCTGCCGGCACGAAAGTTCATGGATATCGTCCGCAACCTCCCGGAGGGTGCGGAGGTCACCTTGGCGCTGGATGGTGACCGTGCCGTAGTGACCGCAGAGCGGAGCCGGTTCACGTTGTCGACCTTGCCGGCCAGCGAGTTCCCGACGGTCGAGGACATCGGGGAAACCCATCCACTGGTGTTGCCTCAGCATGACCTCCGGGAGCTCATCGACAAGACCCACTTCGCCATGGCCCTGCAGGACGTGCGCTATTATCTGAACGGTCTGCTACTGGAACTCGAACCGGGGCGGCTGCGCGCGGTGGCCACGGACGGGCACCGTCTGGCGCTGGGCGAAATCGACGGCGATGTCAGTACCGAACGACAGCAGCAGGTTATCGTGCCGCGTAAAGGGGTGCAGGAATTGTTGCGGCTTCTGGATGACACGGATGAGCAGGTACGGGTGGAGCTGGGTGGCAACCACATCCGCGTGA
The DNA window shown above is from Aquisalimonas sp. 2447 and carries:
- the dnaN gene encoding DNA polymerase III subunit beta, translating into MKIKLQREELLRPLQSVIGVVERRQTLPVLGNVLLVAGDDGISLTATDLEVELVAAATQGVLEPGQVTLPARKFMDIVRNLPEGAEVTLALDGDRAVVTAERSRFTLSTLPASEFPTVEDIGETHPLVLPQHDLRELIDKTHFAMALQDVRYYLNGLLLELEPGRLRAVATDGHRLALGEIDGDVSTERQQQVIVPRKGVQELLRLLDDTDEQVRVELGGNHIRVTLPHLRFTSKLIDGRFPDYQRVIPAVDDRVLETSRETLRQALVRASILSNEKYRGVRFVLASEELRIQSNNPEQEQADEELAVQYQAEGMEVGFNASYLLDALNAIDGANVRMGLVDSSSSTILEDPENGRFRYVVMPMRL